In the genome of Massilibacillus massiliensis, one region contains:
- a CDS encoding FGGY-family carbohydrate kinase — MTGNYILGIDQSTQGTKGLLFDLQGELIARSDRSHLQRINEKGWVEHDPEEIYQNVLMVVKEVVEKANIDKEEIAVIGISNQRETALVWNRKTGRAEYNAIVWQCARGAEICQRLEAAGFADKIKTATGMPVSPYFSAAKFAWILENVKGIREKAAQGEICFGTMDSWLVYRLTGGKSFKTDYSNASRTQLFNIAMLTWDKEICQMFDIPCNALPEVCASDANYGVTDFNGYLENPVSIHAVLGDSQAALFGQNCNKIGMVKATYGTGSSVMMHIGEVPMVSKKGLVTSIAWKMGEKVHYVLEGNIHYTGAVIRWLKDEVKIIAQEKEAQTLAKHAHAEDRSYFIPAFTGIGAPYWDSRATGLLTGITRVTGRAEIVRAALDCIAYQIVDIVTLMQEESEIEIKEIRVDGGPTKNTYLMQFQSDTLGVAVQVPNVETLSGMGAAYAAAITVGIYDERQIFSRIDRVKYERKMDEARSKALYQGWKEAIKQALYHA, encoded by the coding sequence ATGACAGGAAATTATATTTTAGGAATTGACCAAAGTACGCAAGGGACAAAAGGTCTTTTATTTGATTTGCAGGGTGAATTAATTGCCAGAAGTGATCGATCCCATCTTCAAAGGATTAATGAAAAAGGTTGGGTAGAGCATGATCCGGAGGAAATTTACCAAAATGTTTTAATGGTTGTGAAAGAGGTGGTGGAAAAAGCAAATATTGATAAAGAAGAAATTGCTGTTATCGGAATCAGTAATCAGCGGGAAACTGCGTTGGTTTGGAATCGTAAAACAGGCAGAGCAGAATATAACGCGATTGTCTGGCAATGTGCGAGAGGTGCGGAAATTTGTCAAAGATTAGAGGCAGCCGGCTTTGCTGATAAAATCAAGACGGCTACGGGCATGCCGGTATCACCTTATTTTTCTGCAGCTAAGTTTGCCTGGATTTTAGAAAATGTAAAAGGTATTAGAGAAAAGGCTGCGCAGGGTGAAATTTGTTTTGGAACAATGGATAGCTGGCTGGTTTATCGCTTAACGGGAGGAAAGTCGTTTAAAACCGATTATTCAAATGCATCAAGAACACAGTTATTCAATATTGCAATGCTGACATGGGATAAAGAAATTTGCCAAATGTTTGATATCCCCTGTAATGCACTTCCTGAGGTATGTGCTTCTGATGCAAATTATGGAGTAACAGATTTTAATGGCTATTTGGAAAATCCAGTTTCTATTCATGCGGTATTAGGAGATTCTCAGGCGGCTTTGTTTGGGCAAAATTGCAATAAAATAGGCATGGTGAAAGCTACTTACGGTACAGGTTCTTCTGTTATGATGCATATTGGTGAAGTGCCAATGGTAAGTAAAAAAGGTTTAGTTACTTCGATTGCATGGAAGATGGGGGAAAAGGTCCACTATGTGCTAGAGGGAAATATTCATTATACCGGTGCGGTGATTCGCTGGTTAAAAGATGAGGTGAAAATCATCGCACAGGAAAAAGAGGCGCAAACGTTAGCGAAGCATGCGCATGCCGAGGATCGAAGTTATTTTATACCGGCATTTACGGGGATTGGGGCACCGTATTGGGATTCTAGAGCGACCGGTCTTCTTACAGGCATTACCAGAGTGACCGGTCGGGCGGAAATCGTACGTGCGGCTTTGGATTGTATTGCGTATCAAATTGTAGATATTGTGACACTTATGCAGGAAGAATCCGAAATTGAAATCAAGGAGATACGTGTAGATGGAGGACCAACAAAGAATACCTATCTTATGCAATTTCAAAGTGATACATTGGGGGTAGCTGTACAAGTGCCGAATGTAGAAACATTATCAGGTATGGGAGCAGCATACGCTGCAGCAATCACAGTTGGAATCTATGATGAACGGCAAATTTTTTCTCGAATTGATAGGGTTAAGTATGAGCGGAAAATGGATGAGGCGAGAAGCAAAGCTTTATATCAAGGCTGGAAAGAAGCAATAAAGCAAGCTTTATATCATGCATGA
- a CDS encoding transketolase C-terminal domain-containing protein, translating into MESIQLEFARLQKGRSMDDLAIMTSVPDMCVYLPSDHLQTEQVVRALLQNEKPAYVRVGRNVAKEVYGEDKVLFHMDRATVLHEGNDATIIACGELVKAAEEVACILKEQGIHVRVLDMYCLKPIDAVAVEKAAKETRGIITVEPQPHHSRLGCTVSRIAAEISSIKVIRLSFPDPTASNDKAEQQFDHRLRNETIAAAVMELI; encoded by the coding sequence TCCATTCAGTTGGAATTTGCGCGGCTGCAAAAAGGTAGGTCGATGGATGATCTTGCAATTATGACATCGGTTCCCGATATGTGCGTTTATCTGCCAAGTGATCATCTTCAGACAGAGCAAGTTGTGCGGGCACTTTTACAAAACGAAAAACCTGCTTATGTACGTGTTGGACGTAATGTTGCAAAGGAAGTTTATGGCGAGGATAAGGTTTTATTTCATATGGATCGCGCTACCGTTTTACATGAAGGCAACGATGCTACGATCATTGCGTGCGGTGAATTGGTGAAGGCGGCTGAAGAGGTGGCATGTATTCTGAAAGAACAAGGAATTCATGTAAGAGTACTCGATATGTATTGTTTGAAACCGATTGATGCAGTTGCAGTGGAGAAAGCAGCAAAAGAAACAAGAGGAATTATCACGGTAGAACCCCAGCCGCATCATAGCCGACTTGGCTGCACAGTAAGCCGGATTGCAGCCGAAATATCATCGATTAAAGTGATCCGTCTTTCCTTCCCTGATCCAACCGCCTCAAATGATAAAGCAGAGCAGCAGTTTGATCATCGATTACGTAATGAAACGATTGCGGCAGCAGTTATGGAGTTGATCTAA